The following are encoded in a window of Trichomycterus rosablanca isolate fTriRos1 chromosome 13, fTriRos1.hap1, whole genome shotgun sequence genomic DNA:
- the c13h1orf115 gene encoding required for drug-induced death protein 1, which yields MPRFKLPKTKRKTKNKKEDKSRIISCAVEEHEVTSTGKQEVGDKGSPKQKCTNEPVRRREKSAKQVHFAVLPEKYEPLQEEQTADKTVEESCEKQHKYKQFRKNFGKALRYSWKCLVVGLQSFSTAYSGPLSAATTLVSEVQRPMART from the exons ATGCCGCGGTTCAAACTTCCCAAAACTAAAAGGAAgactaaaaacaaaaaggaggacaaatCCAGAATTATCAGCTGTGCTGTAGAAGAACATGAGGTAACAAGTACCGGGAAGCAGGAGGTCGGTGACAAGGGGTCTCCTAAACAGAAGTGCACTAATGAGCCTGTCAGGCGCCGAGAGAAATCAGCCAAACAAGTGCACTTCGCTGTACTGCCTGAAAAATACGAGCCACTGCAGGAGGAACAAACCGCGGATAAAACTGTCGAAGAAAGCTGTGAgaaacaacacaaatataaacaatTCAGGAAA AACTTTGGAAAAGCTCTGCGCTACAGCTGGAAGTGTTTGGTGGTTGGTCTGCAGAGTTTCAGCACAGCCTACTCTGGGCCCCTGAGTGCAGCtaccacattggtgtcagaggTCCAGAGACCAATGGCAAGAACATGA